The Ruminococcus bovis genome includes a region encoding these proteins:
- a CDS encoding methyltransferase domain-containing protein, translating to MKNDWNSNQYMKFGKERTQPSLDLISRVKDLEPSNILDIGCGPGNSTFALYENFPNAKIVGVDSSENMLEKAKEKYPNLSFKKCNVPDGLGEESYDLIFSNACFQWIPNHKNLITKVFEKLNKGGVLAVQIPLTQEAPFYKTLYKMVEEERWNKLSSIKNFHNLMPNEYYDLFTTLDCDFQIWQTTYYHIVNSQEGVIEWYKGSGLRPYLEMLENDEKAEFLSVLQTKLEKLFPTQKDGKVILKMPRLFFTLQKR from the coding sequence ATGAAGAATGACTGGAATTCTAATCAATATATGAAGTTTGGGAAAGAGAGAACACAACCTTCCCTTGACCTTATAAGCAGAGTTAAAGACTTAGAGCCAAGTAATATTCTTGATATTGGTTGTGGTCCGGGAAACAGTACCTTTGCTTTGTATGAGAACTTTCCTAATGCAAAAATTGTGGGTGTGGATTCTTCCGAAAATATGCTGGAAAAAGCTAAGGAAAAGTATCCTAATTTAAGTTTCAAGAAGTGCAATGTACCTGACGGTTTAGGTGAAGAAAGCTATGACCTTATCTTTTCTAATGCTTGTTTTCAATGGATTCCCAATCATAAAAATTTGATTACAAAAGTATTTGAAAAGCTAAATAAGGGTGGTGTTCTGGCAGTACAAATTCCATTAACACAAGAAGCACCATTCTACAAAACCCTATATAAAATGGTGGAGGAAGAAAGGTGGAATAAACTTTCTTCAATTAAAAATTTCCACAACCTAATGCCTAATGAGTATTACGATTTGTTTACAACTCTTGATTGTGACTTTCAAATTTGGCAAACTACTTACTATCATATTGTAAATTCGCAGGAAGGTGTAATTGAATGGTACAAGGGTAGTGGACTGAGACCATACCTTGAAATGTTAGAAAATGATGAAAAAGCAGAATTTTTATCTGTGTTGCAGACAAAATTAGAAAAGCTATTCCCAACACAAAAAGACGGCAAAGTAATATTAAAGATGCCTAGACTGTTCTTTACTTTGCAAAAAAGATGA
- a CDS encoding AMP-binding protein: MKNVLEFFEHTVEKFPNKVGFTDENRCSTFSEAMEKSKKIGTSLLQYGNRKAVAILIDKNCNCIHSMLGTLYAGDFYIVVDVHSPKDRIINILSSLDEPIILTDNSSLQLAKEVSSNETIVVYEEAIETTVDIDGLDSVRSDMIDMDIAYILFTSGSTGMPKGTVISHRALISYINWVTEEFKFDENTSFGSQTPLYFSMSVTDFYSTVKCGCTYNIIPKKYFSFPLNLVNYLNEKKVNTIYWVPTAISILSNWKVFDVAKPEYLKTVLFAGEVMPTKQLNYWIKSLDDDITYANLFGPTETTDICTFYRVNREFADDESLPIGIHCDNCQVFIVKEDGTEAGVDEEGELYARTTFMAEGYYGNPEKTAEAFVQNPLNKYYPERVYKTGDIVKMNVKGEIIYISRKDFQIKRSGYRIELGEIEAGANSVDGVKGCACIFNKEDNCLALVYEGKSKDSDKVMDAVRNKVPSYMYPDKIIRVKELPKNANGKIDRNYLTKNYKEL; the protein is encoded by the coding sequence ATGAAAAATGTGTTAGAATTTTTTGAACATACAGTTGAAAAATTTCCTAATAAAGTGGGCTTTACTGATGAAAACAGATGTTCTACTTTTTCAGAAGCTATGGAAAAGTCAAAGAAAATCGGTACTTCACTTTTGCAGTATGGCAACAGAAAAGCAGTAGCTATTTTAATTGATAAAAACTGCAACTGTATCCACAGTATGCTGGGTACACTTTATGCCGGAGATTTTTATATTGTTGTGGATGTTCATTCACCAAAGGATAGAATTATAAACATTCTTTCTTCACTTGATGAACCTATTATTTTAACCGATAATTCTTCTTTACAGTTGGCTAAAGAGGTTAGCAGTAATGAAACAATAGTTGTCTATGAAGAGGCTATTGAAACTACTGTTGATATTGATGGTCTTGATAGTGTTAGAAGTGATATGATTGATATGGATATTGCTTATATCCTATTTACAAGTGGTTCAACAGGTATGCCTAAAGGCACTGTAATCAGCCACAGAGCCTTGATTAGCTATATCAATTGGGTAACTGAAGAATTTAAGTTTGATGAAAATACTTCATTTGGTAGCCAAACACCACTATATTTTAGTATGTCAGTTACCGACTTTTATTCTACAGTTAAGTGTGGTTGTACTTACAACATTATTCCAAAGAAATATTTTTCTTTCCCACTAAATCTTGTGAATTACTTAAATGAAAAGAAAGTCAATACAATTTATTGGGTACCTACTGCAATTTCAATTCTTTCTAACTGGAAGGTATTTGATGTTGCAAAGCCTGAATATCTTAAAACTGTACTTTTTGCCGGTGAGGTTATGCCAACAAAACAACTTAACTACTGGATAAAAAGTCTTGATGATGATATTACATATGCAAACCTATTTGGCCCAACAGAAACAACAGATATTTGTACTTTCTACAGAGTAAATAGGGAATTTGCAGATGATGAAAGTTTGCCAATCGGTATTCATTGTGATAACTGTCAGGTGTTTATTGTTAAAGAAGATGGCACAGAGGCCGGTGTTGATGAAGAAGGTGAGCTTTATGCTCGTACAACCTTTATGGCTGAGGGTTACTACGGTAATCCTGAAAAAACTGCTGAGGCTTTTGTACAAAATCCACTTAACAAGTATTACCCTGAAAGAGTATACAAAACCGGTGACATTGTTAAGATGAACGTTAAAGGTGAGATTATATACATTTCTCGTAAAGATTTTCAGATTAAGAGAAGTGGTTACAGAATCGAACTTGGAGAAATTGAAGCCGGTGCAAACAGTGTTGACGGTGTTAAGGGTTGTGCTTGTATTTTTAACAAAGAGGACAACTGCTTGGCACTTGTTTATGAAGGAAAATCAAAAGATAGTGACAAGGTTATGGATGCAGTAAGGAACAAAGTTCCATCATATATGTATCCTGACAAAATAATCAGAGTCAAGGAACTTCCTAAAAATGCTAACGGAAAAATTGACAGAAACTATCTTACTAAAAATTATAAAGAACTTTAA
- the nifU gene encoding Fe-S cluster assembly scaffold protein NifU, translating into MALYSEKVMDHFTNPRNVGKIEDADGIGEVGNAQCGDIMKIYIKVKDDIITDVKFNTFGCASAIASSSMATEMIKGQPISKALELSNKAVVEALDGLPPVKVHCSVLAEEAVKAAVKDYYDKNGIFYEPELLAPKGCVDCHGEHH; encoded by the coding sequence ATGGCTCTTTATAGCGAAAAGGTTATGGACCATTTTACTAACCCAAGAAATGTTGGTAAGATTGAAGACGCTGACGGTATCGGTGAAGTAGGTAACGCTCAGTGTGGCGATATTATGAAAATCTATATTAAAGTTAAGGATGATATTATTACAGATGTAAAGTTCAACACATTTGGTTGTGCATCTGCAATTGCATCATCTTCTATGGCAACAGAAATGATTAAGGGTCAGCCTATCAGCAAGGCTCTTGAACTTTCTAATAAAGCAGTTGTTGAAGCTCTTGATGGACTACCACCTGTAAAGGTTCACTGCTCAGTTCTAGCTGAAGAAGCAGTTAAAGCAGCAGTTAAGGATTACTATGACAAGAACGGTATCTTCTATGAACCTGAACTATTAGCACCAAAGGGTTGCGTAGATTGTCACGGTGAACATCACTAA
- a CDS encoding Ig-like domain-containing protein, whose protein sequence is MKKLLCVIMTVVLFATTIATVCGATLGQQSDEFAEPLNSWRYKNGLPLRGIESVGASNSRNAWKRTSKGFVNNYGQVIQGATMKGIDVSQWNGNINWAKVAKSDVDYAIIRVGYGDNVKDENGVYYQDDTYFKKNVQGCIDNKIPFGVYIYSYAVNTTMAKSEANHVLRLINGLKLDFPVYFDMEDNSQLNGTNSATRGAIAKTFCNAITAKGYKVGIYANLNWWNNYLTDKAFNNSKWYKWVAQYNSQCDYKGTYQMWQSTSSGVIDGVSSACGTFDFNFWFGKTITSSYSQPVKLSNTNYTFKYYGEDLSKKLTATVYTTDKEKGVNWSSSNKDVATVDSNGKVVAKGQGTCYITARAKFDTTKLARCKVKVQQMVTDVKSSKNIVSLEKPGSSYTLKATCTPTNADDKSVKWESSNTLVATVNAVGKILAKKKGSCTVTATTNDGTKLTTACKVTVKKQTVTKVALSKKSVALNRGKKLTLKATCTPTNAYNKKVTWSTNNKNVAVVNSKGKVTAKRKGTCYITATAKDGSKKYARCRVVVK, encoded by the coding sequence ATGAAAAAATTATTATGCGTTATTATGACAGTAGTTTTGTTTGCTACTACTATTGCTACAGTTTGTGGTGCAACACTAGGTCAGCAAAGTGATGAATTTGCCGAACCACTAAACTCTTGGCGTTACAAGAACGGTTTGCCACTTAGAGGTATTGAAAGTGTTGGTGCATCAAACAGTAGAAATGCTTGGAAGAGAACTTCCAAAGGCTTTGTAAATAACTACGGTCAGGTTATTCAGGGAGCTACTATGAAAGGTATTGATGTGTCACAATGGAACGGTAACATTAATTGGGCAAAGGTAGCTAAAAGTGATGTTGACTATGCTATTATTCGTGTTGGTTATGGTGATAATGTTAAAGATGAAAATGGTGTTTATTACCAAGACGATACATACTTTAAAAAGAATGTTCAGGGTTGTATTGACAACAAAATTCCTTTTGGTGTGTATATTTATTCCTATGCAGTAAATACAACAATGGCTAAATCTGAGGCTAACCATGTACTTCGTTTAATAAATGGTCTAAAGCTTGATTTTCCTGTTTATTTTGATATGGAAGACAATAGCCAGTTAAACGGTACTAACAGTGCTACAAGAGGTGCAATTGCCAAAACTTTCTGTAATGCAATTACTGCTAAGGGCTACAAGGTAGGTATCTATGCCAACCTTAACTGGTGGAATAACTACCTAACAGATAAAGCGTTTAATAATTCAAAGTGGTATAAGTGGGTTGCACAGTATAACTCACAATGTGACTACAAAGGTACTTATCAGATGTGGCAGTCAACAAGTAGTGGTGTTATTGACGGTGTAAGCAGTGCTTGTGGTACTTTTGACTTTAACTTTTGGTTTGGCAAAACTATCACTTCATCATACAGTCAGCCGGTAAAACTAAGCAACACTAACTATACATTTAAGTATTACGGTGAAGACCTTAGCAAAAAGCTAACTGCTACTGTATACACAACAGATAAAGAAAAAGGTGTTAACTGGAGTAGCAGTAATAAAGATGTAGCTACTGTTGATTCTAACGGTAAGGTAGTGGCAAAGGGTCAAGGTACTTGTTATATTACTGCCAGAGCAAAATTTGACACTACAAAACTTGCAAGATGTAAGGTAAAGGTTCAGCAGATGGTTACTGATGTTAAGTCAAGTAAAAATATTGTCAGCCTTGAAAAACCCGGTTCAAGTTATACTCTAAAGGCTACCTGTACACCTACTAATGCTGATGATAAAAGTGTTAAGTGGGAAAGCTCAAATACTTTGGTAGCAACAGTAAATGCAGTTGGTAAAATCTTAGCAAAGAAAAAGGGTTCTTGTACTGTTACTGCTACAACAAATGACGGTACTAAGCTAACAACTGCTTGTAAGGTAACTGTTAAGAAACAGACTGTTACTAAAGTTGCACTAAGCAAAAAGTCAGTTGCACTTAATAGAGGTAAAAAGCTAACTCTAAAGGCTACTTGTACACCAACAAATGCATATAATAAAAAGGTAACTTGGAGTACAAATAACAAGAATGTTGCAGTTGTAAACTCTAAGGGTAAAGTAACTGCTAAGAGAAAGGGTACTTGTTATATTACTGCTACTGCAAAGGATGGTAGCAAAAAATATGCAAGATGTAGAGTAGTTGTAAAATAA
- a CDS encoding nucleotidyltransferase domain-containing protein, whose product MDFYLQYGNYLSSILQSLIKNKKPAQPNFQIDWSKFFHFCMHHKVANMVYLSIKDFNVPKEVLSKFKDVYSKLTFIEAKQEIYSDMVYSAFEDNEVSFLPVKGILIKKLYPVENYRSSGDIDILIKNSDFEKSCKVLESLGYKTFEKPNKGNDYHISYEKNSVHIELHSSLAPKDSNFYDYFNKSFHRAYLKENSKFHYLLNNEDFYIYTLYHLYKHFVKGGVGVRYFLDMYLLNKKMTFDNTYLNSELKKLGLFDFNKTVKELSQVFFEDKSQDNRLMELSRFVYISGAHGEQTFFAMSMISPKDTKKKGFYFTNKIKFFCDAWFIGYDAMKERYKVLVNHKWLLPFCYIHKGFYTLIKKPKAIVREKNQIANMNKDVKNYIDSINKMAGI is encoded by the coding sequence ATGGACTTTTATCTACAGTATGGTAATTATTTATCAAGCATCTTACAATCACTTATAAAGAACAAAAAACCTGCCCAACCTAATTTTCAGATTGATTGGAGCAAGTTTTTTCACTTTTGTATGCATCATAAGGTTGCCAATATGGTGTATCTATCAATTAAAGATTTTAATGTGCCAAAAGAAGTTTTAAGTAAATTTAAGGATGTTTACAGCAAACTTACCTTTATTGAGGCTAAGCAAGAAATTTATTCCGATATGGTTTATTCTGCTTTTGAGGATAATGAAGTTTCTTTCTTACCGGTTAAGGGAATTTTGATTAAAAAGCTATATCCTGTAGAAAATTACCGTAGTAGTGGGGACATTGATATTCTTATTAAAAACAGTGACTTTGAAAAGTCCTGTAAAGTCCTTGAAAGCCTAGGCTACAAAACTTTTGAAAAGCCTAATAAGGGCAATGACTATCATATAAGCTATGAGAAAAATTCAGTACATATTGAGCTACATTCTTCTTTAGCTCCTAAGGACTCTAATTTTTATGACTATTTTAACAAGTCATTTCATAGGGCATATTTAAAGGAAAATTCAAAGTTTCATTATCTTTTAAATAATGAAGATTTCTATATTTATACTCTTTACCATCTGTATAAACACTTTGTTAAGGGTGGGGTAGGTGTTAGATATTTTCTTGATATGTACCTTTTAAATAAGAAAATGACCTTTGATAATACCTACCTAAACAGTGAACTGAAAAAGTTAGGACTGTTTGACTTTAACAAAACGGTAAAAGAACTTTCTCAGGTGTTTTTTGAAGATAAAAGTCAAGATAATAGGCTTATGGAACTTTCAAGATTTGTGTATATCAGTGGTGCTCACGGTGAACAAACATTCTTTGCAATGTCAATGATTTCACCTAAAGACACCAAGAAAAAAGGTTTTTACTTTACCAACAAAATCAAGTTTTTTTGTGATGCATGGTTTATCGGTTATGATGCAATGAAAGAAAGATATAAGGTGCTTGTTAATCACAAATGGCTACTTCCGTTTTGCTACATTCACAAAGGCTTTTATACTTTAATCAAAAAGCCCAAGGCAATTGTTCGTGAAAAAAATCAGATTGCCAATATGAACAAAGATGTTAAGAACTACATTGACTCAATAAATAAGATGGCAGGAATTTAA
- a CDS encoding phosphopantetheine-binding protein, protein METVLEILAKVKPNVDFKNATAIVDDGLLDSMDIVMLVGELNDEFDIEIQVTDLVPENFNTVDAIVKMVERLEDED, encoded by the coding sequence ATGGAAACAGTACTAGAAATTTTAGCAAAAGTAAAACCAAATGTAGATTTTAAGAATGCAACTGCTATTGTTGATGACGGACTGCTTGACTCAATGGATATTGTTATGCTTGTTGGTGAGCTTAACGATGAATTTGACATTGAAATTCAGGTAACAGACCTTGTACCTGAAAACTTCAATACAGTTGATGCTATTGTAAAAATGGTAGAAAGACTAGAGGATGAAGACTAA
- a CDS encoding zinc ribbon domain-containing protein: MKCNKCGQDIPDNATFCTNCGNKIEQPQQNPNPNVQQANQVPNQNPQVNQNPQVNNGMPNQQPQFNQNPQFNQAPNRNPQFNGMPNQNVPYGNPMPQQNVMAEPSPILTWFNSAKDVFLDFFKKGYIEKPTTLLTEKNHMWLVFAVVAVVFGALKGLFSSLDYYSGKFAYTLSGFVTIGAMFFAFATALFIYAKMAKNDKVTYINALNGTAGAFLPVILATVANCLVTFVNSGLAYNVELASNIMFFVLFLKLINKVVEGSKYQNSFWFDALAILCPYLVYKAVTAIMYSITTASSILSMFSGLSNLM; the protein is encoded by the coding sequence ATGAAATGTAACAAATGTGGTCAGGATATTCCTGATAACGCAACTTTCTGCACAAATTGTGGTAACAAAATTGAACAGCCACAGCAGAACCCTAACCCAAATGTTCAACAGGCTAACCAAGTTCCAAATCAGAACCCACAGGTTAACCAAAATCCACAGGTTAATAACGGTATGCCAAACCAGCAACCACAGTTTAACCAAAACCCACAGTTCAATCAAGCACCTAACCGTAACCCTCAGTTCAACGGTATGCCTAATCAGAATGTTCCTTATGGCAACCCAATGCCACAACAGAATGTAATGGCTGAACCATCACCTATTCTAACTTGGTTTAACAGTGCTAAGGATGTATTCCTAGATTTCTTCAAGAAAGGTTACATTGAAAAGCCAACAACACTACTAACAGAAAAGAACCATATGTGGTTAGTGTTTGCAGTTGTAGCAGTTGTTTTCGGTGCTTTAAAGGGACTATTCTCATCCCTTGATTATTATTCAGGCAAGTTTGCTTATACACTAAGTGGCTTCGTAACAATCGGTGCAATGTTCTTTGCTTTTGCTACTGCACTGTTTATCTATGCTAAGATGGCAAAGAATGATAAGGTTACTTACATAAATGCACTTAACGGTACTGCCGGTGCTTTTCTACCGGTTATCCTGGCTACTGTAGCTAACTGTTTGGTTACATTTGTTAACAGTGGTCTTGCTTACAATGTTGAACTTGCTTCAAACATTATGTTCTTTGTACTATTCCTAAAACTAATCAACAAGGTTGTTGAAGGTAGCAAGTACCAAAATTCATTCTGGTTTGATGCACTTGCAATTCTATGCCCTTACTTAGTATATAAAGCAGTAACTGCTATTATGTACTCAATCACTACTGCATCAAGCATTTTAAGTATGTTTAGTGGTTTATCAAACTTAATGTAA
- a CDS encoding zinc-ribbon domain-containing protein, which produces MKCKNCGANLQDNATFCGECGAPVENQQNVQQNNYTPNQQNVQYANQNNYNPNQQNVNADGVSEQEINDGKVMAVLAYLGFLLIIPAIAANKNKFVRFHLGQGLILFIASVIGGFLSFIPYVGTVLNSAVSIVAFVFMILGIVNACQGKMKGLPLIGDIQIFK; this is translated from the coding sequence ATGAAATGTAAAAACTGTGGTGCTAATCTTCAGGACAACGCTACTTTCTGTGGCGAATGTGGTGCACCTGTAGAAAATCAGCAGAATGTTCAGCAGAACAATTACACACCAAATCAGCAGAATGTACAGTATGCTAACCAAAACAACTATAACCCAAATCAGCAGAATGTAAATGCTGATGGTGTTAGTGAACAGGAAATCAATGACGGCAAGGTTATGGCAGTTCTTGCTTACCTTGGTTTTCTACTTATTATTCCTGCAATTGCAGCAAACAAGAACAAGTTTGTTCGTTTCCACCTAGGTCAAGGTTTAATCCTATTTATCGCATCAGTAATCGGTGGTTTCCTTTCTTTTATCCCTTATGTTGGTACAGTGCTTAACTCTGCTGTTTCAATCGTTGCATTTGTATTTATGATTTTGGGTATTGTTAATGCTTGTCAGGGTAAGATGAAAGGTCTTCCTCTAATCGGCGATATTCAGATTTTTAAATAA
- the sfsA gene encoding DNA/RNA nuclease SfsA, with translation MKYNRIFKGTFLKRPNRFIAYVNINGNEEVVHVKNTGRCRELLTNNATVLCEKSDNPNRKTQYDLVAVYKGDRLINMDSQAPNKVFYEYLQSGKFRDNLTYIKPEYKYGSSRIDFYCESNEEKFLIEVKGVTLENDGVVSFPDAPTERGIKHIEELIKAKEQGYNTVIAFVIQMDNVKYFTPNNVTHKAFGDALIKAYNCGVEILCLDCNVTEESLKIKDKVDYKL, from the coding sequence ATGAAATATAACAGAATTTTTAAAGGAACTTTCCTTAAACGACCTAATAGGTTTATTGCATATGTAAACATAAATGGCAATGAAGAAGTTGTCCATGTTAAGAATACCGGCAGATGTAGGGAACTTTTAACTAATAATGCAACTGTACTTTGTGAGAAAAGCGACAACCCTAACCGTAAAACTCAGTATGACCTTGTGGCAGTTTATAAGGGTGACAGACTTATTAATATGGACAGTCAAGCCCCTAACAAGGTGTTTTATGAGTATTTGCAAAGTGGCAAATTTAGGGATAATCTAACTTACATAAAACCTGAATATAAATATGGTTCATCAAGGATTGACTTCTATTGTGAAAGTAATGAAGAAAAATTTTTAATAGAGGTTAAGGGTGTTACCCTTGAGAATGATGGTGTTGTATCTTTTCCCGATGCACCTACAGAAAGAGGAATTAAGCACATTGAAGAACTGATTAAAGCTAAAGAACAAGGCTATAATACAGTAATAGCATTTGTTATTCAGATGGATAATGTAAAGTACTTTACACCTAATAATGTGACACATAAGGCTTTTGGTGATGCACTTATTAAAGCCTATAACTGTGGTGTTGAGATTTTATGTTTAGATTGTAATGTAACAGAAGAGTCACTTAAAATAAAAGACAAAGTTGATTATAAATTATAA
- a CDS encoding MBOAT family O-acyltransferase, whose product MEITSLVFLAFVGVTFIVYYLIPKKYQWVVLLSASLLFFVTSSALLTLYMLFTTAVIFFGAKGIQKYKDEFAKKKKELPKPERKVLKEQLKKKQKKILILCVAVVIAVLVLTKYCNFLGGIVNGIASIFTSTDLLPKFNILLPLGISYYTLMSVSYITDVYRGTIKAEVNPLRVLLFVCYFPHIVEGPFDRYGDLDRQFRTPHKFDYDKIRHGAILVMYGCFKKLVIADRIGFFLPKTFAKIDNYSGTAVFIGMVLYTFQLYADFSGCIDIISGVSEMFGIKVAENFKQPFFSKSIDEFWRRWHISLGAWLKEYVFYPVSLSGHFKKVNTFTKKHIKSQHIVGFITIAYTLFFVWFCNGLWHGASWLYIVYGLYYYVLMMLGKFTEPYTDKLAKKLHINKESKGYSVFQVARTVVIVNVGMLLFRSSTLVEFGKLFGKMFTSINFMDFCSIIKFQDGVVLAVGFVVMLLVGIIKEKGIDIRMWLIEHNFVIRWLVYYFLLFSTIILGAYGVGYGGAAAIYAQF is encoded by the coding sequence ATGGAAATTACATCACTTGTCTTTTTAGCATTTGTTGGTGTAACTTTTATTGTATATTACTTAATTCCTAAAAAGTATCAATGGGTAGTGTTGCTTAGTGCATCACTACTTTTCTTTGTTACTTCAAGTGCATTGCTAACCTTATATATGCTATTCACTACGGCAGTAATATTTTTTGGTGCAAAGGGAATACAAAAGTACAAAGATGAATTTGCTAAAAAGAAAAAAGAACTTCCAAAACCTGAACGAAAAGTACTGAAAGAACAACTAAAGAAAAAGCAGAAGAAAATTCTGATTCTTTGTGTTGCAGTTGTAATTGCAGTTTTGGTTTTGACAAAGTACTGCAACTTCCTTGGTGGTATTGTCAACGGAATTGCAAGTATCTTTACTTCAACAGATTTATTACCTAAGTTTAATATTCTGTTGCCACTTGGTATTTCTTACTACACACTAATGTCTGTCAGTTACATTACCGATGTATATAGAGGTACTATTAAGGCAGAAGTTAACCCACTAAGGGTGCTACTGTTTGTTTGTTATTTTCCACATATTGTAGAAGGTCCTTTCGACAGATACGGAGACCTTGACAGACAGTTTAGAACACCTCATAAGTTTGATTATGACAAGATAAGACATGGTGCTATTCTTGTAATGTACGGTTGTTTTAAGAAACTTGTAATTGCCGACAGAATAGGATTTTTCTTACCTAAAACATTTGCAAAGATAGATAACTATTCCGGTACAGCAGTATTTATCGGTATGGTACTATATACATTTCAGCTATATGCAGACTTTTCAGGTTGTATTGATATTATCAGTGGTGTATCTGAAATGTTTGGCATTAAGGTTGCAGAGAACTTTAAGCAACCATTCTTCTCAAAGTCTATTGATGAATTCTGGAGAAGATGGCATATTTCATTAGGTGCATGGCTAAAGGAATATGTGTTCTATCCTGTCAGCCTTTCAGGTCACTTTAAGAAGGTAAATACCTTTACAAAGAAACACATCAAAAGTCAGCATATTGTTGGATTTATCACAATAGCCTATACTTTATTCTTTGTATGGTTCTGTAACGGTTTGTGGCATGGTGCAAGTTGGTTATATATTGTTTATGGACTTTACTATTATGTACTGATGATGCTAGGTAAATTTACCGAACCTTATACAGATAAATTGGCTAAGAAGCTACATATTAATAAAGAAAGCAAAGGCTATTCGGTATTTCAGGTTGCAAGAACAGTTGTTATTGTAAATGTTGGTATGCTACTGTTTAGAAGTAGCACACTTGTTGAATTTGGCAAACTATTTGGCAAAATGTTTACTTCAATCAACTTTATGGATTTTTGTTCAATTATAAAATTCCAAGATGGTGTTGTACTAGCCGTTGGGTTTGTGGTTATGTTACTGGTTGGCATTATTAAGGAAAAGGGCATTGATATTCGTATGTGGCTGATTGAACATAACTTTGTTATTAGATGGCTTGTTTATTACTTCTTGTTGTTCTCAACTATTATCCTTGGTGCTTATGGTGTCGGATATGGTGGAGCTGCAGCAATTTATGCACAGTTTTAG
- a CDS encoding deoxyribonuclease IV: MLNIGAHLSISKGILACGKEATSIGANTFQFFTRNPRGGKAKEIDSKDTNALLEYMKENNFSKILAHAPYTLNPCSKTEKTREFALETMKDDLRRMEYLPNNLYNFHPGSHVGQGIEKGIELIVNQLNEVLFEDMTTTVLLETMAGKGTEVGSKFQELKEILDGVTLNEKMGVCLDTCHVFDGGYDIKDNLEDVLEEFDKIIGIHKLKAIHLNDSKNFLGCHKDRHEKIGEGGIGLDALVGVINHPKLKDLPFFLETPNDLDGYKSEITLLRENYKF; the protein is encoded by the coding sequence ATGCTAAATATAGGAGCACATTTATCAATATCAAAAGGAATTTTAGCTTGTGGCAAAGAGGCTACTTCAATCGGTGCAAATACATTTCAATTTTTCACCAGAAACCCAAGAGGTGGCAAGGCTAAAGAAATTGATTCTAAAGATACAAACGCTTTGCTTGAATATATGAAAGAAAATAACTTTTCAAAAATTTTAGCCCATGCACCATATACCCTTAATCCTTGTTCAAAAACCGAAAAGACTAGGGAATTCGCCCTTGAGACAATGAAAGATGATTTAAGAAGAATGGAGTATCTGCCAAACAACTTATATAACTTTCATCCCGGCAGTCATGTAGGACAAGGCATAGAAAAGGGAATAGAGCTTATTGTAAATCAACTGAATGAAGTTTTGTTTGAAGATATGACTACAACAGTGTTATTAGAAACTATGGCAGGTAAAGGTACAGAGGTAGGCTCAAAATTTCAGGAATTAAAAGAAATACTTGATGGTGTTACCCTTAATGAAAAGATGGGTGTTTGCTTAGACACTTGCCATGTATTTGACGGTGGCTATGATATTAAAGACAATTTGGAAGATGTGCTGGAAGAATTTGATAAGATTATCGGTATTCATAAGCTAAAGGCCATCCACCTAAACGACAGTAAAAATTTCTTAGGTTGCCACAAAGACCGTCACGAAAAAATCGGTGAAGGTGGTATCGGCTTAGATGCCCTAGTTGGTGTTATCAATCACCCTAAGCTAAAGGACTTGCCTTTCTTCCTAGAAACACCAAATGATTTAGACGGCTATAAATCAGAAATCACCTTGCTAAGAGAAAATTATAAATTTTAG